The genomic segment TCCACGACCACGATTCGCGCCTTCGGCATGGGTACACCAGTGGGCTGTGGGCAGAGAGTGGTGGGGAGCGGACAGCAGAAAGAAACAGAAGACAGACGAAACCGGAGCGCGCGATCAACCGGCATTCTGGCTGCCCGCGGCTCACAATTCACTCCTGCCTACTTCTTCGCCGCCGCTAATACGACGTCGCACGCCCCGGTTTCGATTGTCGTTCAACGTTACCCCGCCCGGTCGGATGACCTGCGGGGCTCGAGGAACTCGTCCTTCGCGTTAAACGTGTCGGCGTGGAAGTACAATTGGGCAATCAGGTTAGCGTAGCCGGCCGTGCGCACGAGGTCGCGATTGCGCGGCGGCCGCCCCGCGTCCGGACTGGTCTTGTACGGCCGGGGCCGATCGTCTCGTCGCTCAGCTAGCAGAACGCGGCAACGGGAGTGGCCGTTTGTTCGGTTCACTATTTCGTGTCCGCTGCGAGCTTGGGGTCAAAGGTGCCGAGAAAGTACAGCGCGCCCTTGGGGAGCGACGCACCGTCACTGTCCATTTGTGCGAGTTGGGCGGTGACGATCACGTCTTTGCCGTTGAGCGGCGGCAAGGTGAATTTCAGCACCTTCCATTCGCCCTCGCTCGCATACACCCAGACGCGGGTTTCTTCCACGGTGCCGAAGATGGTCTTGCGCTTCACTGCGACATACGCTTTGGTGCCATCGAGAACCATCACGCCGCGCACCTCAGCTTTGAGCGCACCGGTCGGTTCCGGTGCGTCGGCGGTGATTTGTGCGTACCAGCCGGTTTTGCTGGGTTCGGGCGCCCCTTTCGTCGCCCGAACCCGCGCGCCTGTGAGCGTGTATTTGGCCCTTTCCTTCTCGCCGGGTTCACTGACGAGGTGGGCCTCGTAGCCGTCGTCTCCGGACTTAAACACGAGCACTTTGCCGTTCCACGTGCCGGTGAATTCGGTATCGAACAGCGTGCCGGTCACCTTTCCGGCCTTCACATCCTTGATAACGAGTTCGCCCTTGGCACCGTCCACGTTCACGGCCCACGTACCAGCCGGCAAGTCGGCCGCATGCCCGGTAACCACCAGACCGAATGACGCAAGAAGTAGGGAGAAGAACCGAACCATGTCGCACCACCTGAGTTAACGGGGACGAATTGGGGGGCACAAAATGGAGCCGGCCGCCGAGCAGCGAGCCGCGAAGCTCTCCGCGGCACGTGCGACTCGGCGGCCGGGGGCGTGAGATCACTTCTTCTCCGACCCGGTGGCGAAGCCCTTGGCCTTGGCCTGGTCGCGGATCACCGCTTTGAACGCCTCGTCGAGCGCCTTATCGGCGTCCGTCTTCGGCCTCTTGGCGAGTTCCTCGTCGATCTTCGCCTGGCGCTTGGCGGCGAGGTCCGCGACCTTCTTCTGGAGTTCGGCCCGCTCCTCGGCTTTCTTCTTCAGGTACGGGAGCCGCTCCTCCGGCTTGAGCTTCTTCATCTCGTCGCAGAGGTCCTCTTCCTTGATCTTGGTGATGTCGAAGTCCTTCTCCTTCATCTTGTCCACGAGGTCCCACGTCGCGTTCCGGTACAGCCCTCCGGCCTTGGACACGCCGCGTTCGATGGCGGCCGTCGGAGCGGCACCCGGCGCGACGGGGGCGTCCTTCGCGTTCTTGTCCTGGGCGGCCTGGTTCTCGGCCCTCGCCTTGCCGTCTTTGCCGTAGGCGACATAGGTCATGTTCAGATCCGCACTCAGCTTGATGATCTGGTCGTCGTACTCGGTCTTCACGGTGACCTGCCGCCCGGCCTTGTTCTGGTCGATGTTGACGTGCCGGCCGCCGCAGCTCTCGGAGAACGCGGCCCAGCCGGCGACTTCCTGATCGTGACCCCATTTGCAATAGATCGTGTTCACGACCACGCCGGCCTTCTTCGCCTGCGCGGCCACGTCGTCGAGCGGCACCTGCTTGTCCTGGTTCACCGGCTCGTTACCGCAGACGAAAATGACCTTCAGGGCGTCCCGTTCGGCGGTCCATTTCTGCTCCTCGAGTGCCGCCCGGGTGACCCGGGCGACGTACTCTTCGCCGCCGCCGGTCTTCAGCCCGCTGAGCGCCTTGTACACGCCGTCGAGGTCCTCGGTCAGGTCCACGTCCTTGTTCACCCAGCCCTTTTCCGGGGCGTAACGGGTGGCGCCGTAGGTGTAGAGCCCGACGCGGAGGTTCGGGGTCGGCTTGATGCGGGCCAGCTCGTTGACCACGTTCCACAGTTGCAGTTTGGCCGAATCGATCAGGCCGTCCATGCTGCCGGAGACGTCCAGGCAGATCACGAGGTCGATGGGCTTGCCCTCGGCGGGCTGGACAGCAGCAGGTTGTGGGGCGGGCCTGGGTTCGTCGGCGCGGAGCGGCAGCGCCACGCCGATTGCCAGTGCAACGGCGATCGCGGCGAAACGGAGAGAGAGGGACATTCGCGAACCTCCAATCGGGCGTCGGTGGATGTGAGGGGGGCACGCGGCCCGCCGTCAGATCCGACGAGATTCTAACCGATCGCGATTGGAGCGGGTGTAACGCTTCGGTAACGCCGCTCGTTGCGCCACGAGCGGGTGCGAATGCGGGGGACGAGAGAAGTCGGCCGTACCCGTTAGTCGCGGCGCCGCCGCGGCCGACGTTGGGGTTCGTCGCGCGTCGCGCCGAAGAGGCGTGCGGCGAAAACGGCGATCCAAACGAGTGAGAAAGCGAATATGCCGAGGGCCACCCAGTTGACGTTACCGGCCAGGCGCGAACTGCCGTCCGTTCCCGAAATGTAGAGGACCGGCACCTGACCGTTCGCCGGCACGGACCAAGCCGTCGGCACCGTATCCGTGCCCTCTCGCGGGGTGCCGTTCGGCTCGGAGAACGTGTACTCGACGCTCAGCCGCGTGCCCCCGCGGCGCCCCGGGCTCTCGAACGTTTTGGACACGGTCGCCGTCGCCTCGTGCCCGCTCACGAGGTACACCGCCTCACCGTAACTGAAGCAGCCGGAGACGAGGAAAAACAGGACGCCCATCAGC from the Frigoriglobus tundricola genome contains:
- a CDS encoding vWA domain-containing protein, whose amino-acid sequence is MSLSLRFAAIAVALAIGVALPLRADEPRPAPQPAAVQPAEGKPIDLVICLDVSGSMDGLIDSAKLQLWNVVNELARIKPTPNLRVGLYTYGATRYAPEKGWVNKDVDLTEDLDGVYKALSGLKTGGGEEYVARVTRAALEEQKWTAERDALKVIFVCGNEPVNQDKQVPLDDVAAQAKKAGVVVNTIYCKWGHDQEVAGWAAFSESCGGRHVNIDQNKAGRQVTVKTEYDDQIIKLSADLNMTYVAYGKDGKARAENQAAQDKNAKDAPVAPGAAPTAAIERGVSKAGGLYRNATWDLVDKMKEKDFDITKIKEEDLCDEMKKLKPEERLPYLKKKAEERAELQKKVADLAAKRQAKIDEELAKRPKTDADKALDEAFKAVIRDQAKAKGFATGSEKK
- a CDS encoding DUF3592 domain-containing protein, producing the protein MDQETEIARAKWLLMGVLFFLVSGCFSYGEAVYLVSGHEATATVSKTFESPGRRGGTRLSVEYTFSEPNGTPREGTDTVPTAWSVPANGQVPVLYISGTDGSSRLAGNVNWVALGIFAFSLVWIAVFAARLFGATRDEPQRRPRRRRD